From Natronincola ferrireducens, the proteins below share one genomic window:
- a CDS encoding sensor histidine kinase, translated as MFSSIKQKLTLIYIILIILPLLAINYLSLHHMKESVLGEIEVNTLKTANILSNISRNNIQDPLALKKVTQQYGETVEGRVLILDKAGRVMVDTSHLLEGRTINNPEVRSALAMEEGVGYYQRDKYILQVTVPILQMVQGDRNLLGAVLVSVSVDDAFEAIQDFRQRLTMVSIGAAAIGVIVAILASRRMAKPIVILSNTAKRIGEGHLGEMVNIKSRDEIGRLAEDFNYMSKELYRIDHGRTQFIGDVSHELKTPLASMKALIDSLLYGEDDLEVYKEYLRDMDGEIDRLSDLVKSLLTLTRMEEQGIKMRIYSLKEIIENAVKILQPLAEKGGVEVSIALEGSPEVVCDGERMKEVFINLIDNALKYRDMEKEKYRVSIIGKRQKDDYKVMLVDNGIGIKEEELESIFEKFYRTDTSRSRDTGGAGIGLSIVSRVIQLHGWKISVASRIKEGTTVTILIPKNFLKISS; from the coding sequence ATGTTTTCTTCTATCAAACAAAAATTGACTTTAATTTATATCATTCTCATTATTTTACCTCTGTTGGCCATCAACTATCTATCTTTACACCACATGAAGGAATCCGTCTTGGGGGAAATTGAGGTCAACACCTTAAAGACAGCCAATATTCTTTCCAATATAAGTCGCAACAATATTCAAGATCCTTTGGCTTTAAAGAAGGTCACCCAGCAGTATGGGGAAACTGTGGAGGGAAGAGTTTTGATCCTTGACAAAGCAGGGAGGGTAATGGTGGACACCTCCCATCTTTTAGAAGGGCGAACTATAAACAATCCAGAGGTTCGTAGCGCCCTTGCTATGGAGGAGGGGGTTGGGTATTATCAAAGGGATAAATATATATTGCAGGTGACGGTCCCTATCCTACAGATGGTTCAAGGAGATAGAAATCTTTTAGGGGCAGTACTGGTATCCGTCAGTGTTGATGACGCCTTTGAAGCCATCCAAGATTTTAGGCAACGTTTAACGATGGTGTCCATTGGAGCTGCAGCCATAGGGGTGATAGTAGCTATATTAGCCAGCAGAAGGATGGCAAAACCCATTGTCATACTATCTAATACAGCTAAGCGGATAGGTGAAGGACATCTAGGGGAAATGGTAAACATAAAGTCCAGAGATGAGATAGGAAGACTTGCTGAAGATTTTAATTATATGAGCAAAGAGCTCTATAGGATTGACCATGGTAGAACTCAATTTATTGGTGATGTTTCCCATGAGTTAAAGACGCCTTTAGCCTCCATGAAGGCATTGATTGATTCCCTACTCTATGGAGAAGATGATCTTGAGGTATACAAGGAGTACTTAAGGGACATGGATGGAGAAATTGATCGACTATCGGACTTAGTAAAATCCCTTCTGACCTTGACAAGAATGGAGGAACAGGGGATTAAAATGAGGATATATTCCTTAAAGGAAATCATAGAAAATGCGGTAAAAATCCTCCAACCCTTGGCAGAAAAAGGAGGGGTAGAGGTAAGCATTGCATTAGAAGGATCTCCAGAGGTTGTTTGTGATGGGGAACGGATGAAGGAGGTATTTATTAACTTAATTGACAATGCCCTAAAGTATAGGGATATGGAGAAAGAAAAATATAGGGTCAGCATTATTGGAAAAAGACAAAAAGACGACTACAAAGTTATGCTTGTGGATAATGGTATTGGTATTAAGGAGGAAGAACTAGAATCTATCTTTGAAAAATTTTATCGAACAGATACCTCCCGTTCTAGAGATACTGGTGGAGCTGGTATTGGTCTCTCCATCGTTAGTCGGGTGATACAGCTCCATGGATGGAAAATTTCTGTCGCCAGTAGAATAAAAGAAGGGACAACCGTTACTATCTTGATTCCTAAAAATTTTTTAAAGATTTCTTCATGA